Proteins encoded together in one bacterium window:
- a CDS encoding phenylalanine 4-monooxygenase, with translation MKEQKNENLSAYEKAAQEGIDPRCIPQWLDGPVPEHDEIKYPAYPETDQETWRFLFERQMKFLPNRACKEYMEGTEQLNLSPDKIPYLKELSNVFYKTTSWKVARVPGLIQSQNFFELLRRRVFPSTDYIRGKEELDYTPAPDLFHDIFGHMPLLTNKSFASFYKKFGEAALNAKGENSVKLETLHWFTVEFGLINNPEGRRIYGAGVLSSHKEVQHSLSDKVEVRPFDPEKIVVQQYDVWHLQPILFAIDSFEQLEEGFDKWCKKEGLLN, from the coding sequence ATGAAAGAACAGAAAAACGAAAATCTTTCCGCATACGAAAAAGCTGCTCAGGAGGGGATTGATCCCCGTTGTATTCCTCAATGGCTTGATGGACCTGTTCCCGAACACGATGAGATAAAGTATCCTGCTTATCCTGAAACCGATCAGGAAACATGGCGATTTTTATTCGAACGCCAGATGAAATTTCTCCCAAACAGAGCTTGCAAAGAATATATGGAAGGAACCGAGCAGTTAAATCTCTCTCCTGATAAAATTCCTTATCTAAAAGAATTAAGTAATGTCTTTTACAAAACCACCAGCTGGAAAGTTGCAAGAGTTCCCGGCCTGATTCAATCACAGAATTTTTTTGAACTATTAAGAAGAAGAGTTTTTCCTTCAACCGATTACATCCGCGGAAAAGAAGAACTCGATTACACTCCTGCACCCGATTTATTCCACGATATTTTTGGACATATGCCATTACTGACTAATAAAAGTTTTGCTTCTTTCTATAAGAAATTTGGTGAAGCAGCACTCAATGCAAAAGGCGAGAACAGTGTCAAGCTCGAAACATTGCACTGGTTTACAGTTGAGTTCGGGCTAATAAATAATCCTGAAGGAAGAAGAATTTATGGAGCTGGTGTGCTTTCATCTCACAAAGAAGTCCAGCATTCACTATCCGATAAAGTTGAAGTCAGACCATTCGATCCTGAAAAAATAGTAGTTCAGCAATATGATGTTTGGCATTTACAGCCGATACTTTTTGCCATAGATTCCTTCGAGCAATTGGAAGAAGGATTCGACAAATGGTGTAAAAAGGAAGGT
- a CDS encoding NUDIX hydrolase, giving the protein MKRKIAARKRVHFDQSGVIPFRKKDGRTEVLLVTSIRKKNWIVPKGFIEYHMSPFQSAKKEAFEEAGVKGTNTTKILGSYKVRKNGSELLTKIYSMKVTRVFKDYPEKNLRKRKWFSVYDAAKKVDIDELATIIRRLGRRNSKR; this is encoded by the coding sequence ATGAAAAGAAAAATAGCCGCGAGAAAAAGAGTTCACTTTGATCAGTCGGGAGTAATTCCATTCCGAAAGAAAGACGGAAGGACTGAAGTCTTGCTTGTCACTTCTATCAGGAAAAAGAATTGGATAGTCCCTAAGGGTTTCATCGAATATCATATGTCGCCATTTCAATCAGCAAAGAAAGAAGCATTTGAAGAAGCCGGAGTAAAGGGGACTAACACCACAAAAATTCTCGGAAGCTACAAAGTGAGGAAAAACGGCAGCGAACTCCTTACAAAAATCTATTCGATGAAGGTAACGAGAGTATTTAAAGATTATCCCGAAAAAAATCTGCGAAAGAGGAAATGGTTCTCAGTTTACGATGCTGCAAAGAAGGTTGATATTGATGAGCTGGCAACTATTATCAGAAGGTTGGGGAGGAGAAATTCGAAAAGGTAA
- a CDS encoding regulatory protein RecX, giving the protein MLIVRILKKGNKDVTIQFEDDRFLILAVEVFLKSGLKKGDEISEDRFSSLIEQNKLFHIKQRAFRLLGRRMHSSSELRRKLWNKDYEQKLIDEVIQDLKNNGYLNDEDFIREFVAEKTKTKGWSTKKVKTELYKRGIDNKLIDEMLKGHASDSELENAMKLARKKYDQLIRNKLEPKELRNKLSSFLFSKGFEYDLIKEVCGKIIKKQIDEE; this is encoded by the coding sequence ATGCTGATAGTACGAATTCTGAAAAAAGGAAATAAAGATGTAACAATTCAATTCGAGGATGATAGATTTTTAATACTTGCAGTCGAAGTATTTTTAAAAAGCGGTTTGAAGAAAGGTGATGAAATTTCTGAAGACCGCTTTTCTTCATTAATAGAACAGAACAAACTTTTCCACATCAAGCAAAGAGCATTTCGGTTGTTAGGAAGAAGAATGCACTCATCTTCCGAGTTGAGAAGAAAACTCTGGAACAAAGACTACGAACAAAAACTGATAGATGAAGTAATTCAAGATTTGAAGAATAATGGTTATCTAAATGATGAAGATTTTATTCGTGAATTCGTGGCTGAAAAGACAAAGACCAAAGGCTGGAGTACAAAAAAAGTTAAGACCGAACTATATAAACGGGGAATAGACAATAAGCTCATTGATGAAATGTTGAAAGGACACGCAAGCGATTCTGAACTTGAAAATGCGATGAAACTTGCTAGAAAAAAATACGATCAGTTGATAAGGAATAAATTAGAACCAAAAGAATTGCGGAATAAACTCTCCTCTTTTCTCTTCTCGAAAGGATTTGAGTACGATTTGATTAAGGAGGTGTGTGGTAAAATTATTAAAAAACAAATAGATGAAGAATGA
- the recA gene encoding recombinase RecA: protein MTADKEQKLKIIDDAISSIEKTYGKGSIMKLGDGIVQEIEAIPTGALSLDYALGIGGIPRGRVTEIYGPESSGKTTLCLHVIAEAQKTGGLAAFIDAEHALDVNYAKKLGVDTANLLISQPDFGEQALEITDTLVRSNALDVIVVDSVAALVPRSEIEGEMGDATMAVQARLMSQALRKLTAAIAKSKTSVIFVNQLRSKIGVMFGNPETTTGGNALKFYASVRIDIRRINAIKEGEDVVGNRTKVKIVKSKVAPPFKQVEFDILYNEGISKTGDLIDLGVDQGIIKKSGAWFTYGEDRFQGREGFRQKLLEMADLRNSLDKEIRTKLGMIKNVVAEKKEEVDDKQKQKDKKLK, encoded by the coding sequence ATGACAGCAGATAAAGAACAAAAGTTAAAAATAATTGATGATGCTATTTCGTCGATAGAAAAGACTTACGGCAAAGGTTCGATCATGAAACTCGGTGACGGAATCGTGCAAGAGATTGAAGCGATTCCAACCGGCGCGCTTTCACTGGATTATGCACTCGGAATTGGTGGAATTCCGCGTGGAAGGGTGACAGAAATTTATGGACCTGAATCAAGCGGTAAAACAACTCTCTGTCTTCACGTAATTGCAGAAGCACAAAAAACTGGCGGACTAGCGGCTTTCATTGATGCTGAACATGCACTCGATGTAAACTATGCAAAAAAGCTTGGTGTTGATACTGCAAATCTTTTGATCTCACAACCCGATTTTGGAGAGCAGGCTCTCGAAATTACTGACACATTAGTTCGAAGCAACGCACTCGATGTGATTGTAGTAGATTCCGTTGCTGCACTTGTTCCTCGTTCTGAGATTGAAGGCGAAATGGGTGATGCAACGATGGCAGTTCAAGCTAGATTGATGTCACAAGCTTTGAGAAAACTCACTGCAGCAATCGCTAAATCGAAGACTTCTGTGATTTTTGTAAATCAATTGCGAAGCAAGATCGGAGTGATGTTCGGTAATCCCGAAACAACAACCGGTGGAAATGCTTTAAAGTTTTATGCTTCTGTTAGAATTGACATTCGCAGGATCAATGCGATAAAAGAAGGTGAAGATGTTGTCGGTAACAGGACAAAAGTAAAAATTGTAAAAAGTAAAGTTGCTCCTCCGTTCAAACAGGTTGAATTTGATATTCTTTACAATGAAGGAATAAGTAAAACAGGTGACCTGATCGATCTTGGTGTTGATCAGGGAATCATCAAGAAAAGCGGTGCGTGGTTTACTTATGGTGAAGATCGATTTCAGGGAAGGGAAGGTTTCAGACAAAAGTTACTCGAAATGGCAGACTTAAGGAATAGCCTGGATAAAGAAATTCGTACGAAACTTGGAATGATTAAAAATGTTGTCGCTGAAAAGAAAGAAGAAGTGGATGACAAGCAAAAACAGAAGGATAAAAAGTTAAAATAG
- the murB gene encoding UDP-N-acetylmuramate dehydrogenase has translation MLLNKNHSLKNLNTFGVDVKAKLFAEVYSEDELIDLLIDEKINREKKLILGSGSNILFTKDFDGLVIKLSSVNINIIEENTDSVLVEADAGVIWDDLVKFCVERNFSGIENLTLIPGTVGAAPIQNIGAYDQELADTFDSLNGVFINSGKKKTFTKNECSFSYRSSIFKYELKNEFVITSVRLKLSKIPTPNTNYKALSDYLSKKKIINPSIKDISNAVAEIRRSKLPDPAKVGNAGSFFKNPVVSEDLFQKIKSEYPDIASFPSKTGKMKISAGWLIEKSGWKGKRVGDVGTSPDHALIICNFGNATGAEILEFAMRIKEEVSNKFGIILEEEVNIL, from the coding sequence ATGCTGCTTAATAAAAATCATTCATTGAAAAACCTGAACACATTCGGAGTTGATGTAAAAGCTAAACTCTTCGCTGAAGTTTATTCAGAAGATGAATTGATTGATTTGCTCATTGATGAAAAAATAAATCGGGAGAAAAAATTAATTCTTGGCAGTGGAAGCAACATACTCTTTACAAAAGATTTTGATGGATTGGTGATTAAACTCTCTTCAGTAAACATTAATATTATTGAAGAAAATACAGACTCAGTTTTAGTTGAAGCAGATGCAGGAGTTATCTGGGATGACTTAGTAAAATTTTGTGTTGAAAGAAATTTTAGCGGAATTGAAAATCTGACTCTTATTCCTGGAACTGTCGGAGCTGCACCAATTCAGAATATAGGTGCTTATGATCAGGAACTTGCTGATACTTTTGATTCATTGAACGGCGTTTTTATTAACTCAGGAAAGAAAAAAACTTTCACAAAAAATGAGTGTAGTTTTTCCTATCGTTCAAGCATATTCAAATACGAATTAAAAAACGAGTTTGTCATAACCTCTGTGAGATTGAAGCTTTCAAAAATTCCCACTCCAAATACAAATTATAAAGCGTTGAGTGATTACTTATCAAAAAAGAAAATTATCAATCCTTCAATAAAAGATATCAGCAATGCAGTTGCAGAAATCCGGAGAAGCAAACTTCCTGATCCAGCTAAAGTTGGAAACGCTGGGAGCTTCTTCAAGAATCCTGTTGTGAGTGAAGACTTGTTTCAAAAAATTAAATCTGAATATCCTGATATTGCAAGTTTTCCATCTAAAACAGGAAAGATGAAAATCTCCGCAGGCTGGCTGATAGAAAAATCCGGCTGGAAAGGAAAACGGGTTGGAGATGTCGGAACTTCACCGGATCATGCACTAATCATTTGCAATTTTGGTAATGCAACAGGTGCAGAAATACTGGAGTTTGCGATGCGGATAAAAGAGGAGGTATCAAATAAATTCGGAATTATTCTTGAAGAGGAAGTAAATATCCTCTGA